From a single Calothrix sp. NIES-2098 genomic region:
- the trpC gene encoding indole-3-glycerol phosphate synthase produces the protein MQIRRRSPSTPIAISYLSYQVVMPGTEPNNILEEIVWQKEIEVEQMRERVPLRELQKQVLTAPPTRDFVGALRQGKTKPALIAEVKKASPSKGVLRENFDPTAIALSYQQGGASCLSVLTDSKFFQGSFDNLSKVRTVVDLPLLCKDFVIYPYQMYLARIRGADAVLLIAAILSDRDLQYFVKIANSLKMAALIEVHSLEELDRVLALDGVTLVGINNRNLEDFSVDLQTTCQLLAVRGQQLQERNILVVSESGLHKPDDLTLVSTAGASAVLIGESLVKQPDPELAIINLFAKSL, from the coding sequence ATGCAAATCCGTCGCCGTTCGCCGAGTACACCTATTGCTATTTCATATTTAAGTTATCAGGTTGTTATGCCAGGTACAGAGCCGAATAACATTTTGGAAGAAATTGTCTGGCAAAAAGAAATAGAAGTTGAGCAAATGCGGGAAAGAGTGCCTTTGCGAGAATTACAAAAGCAGGTACTTACTGCACCGCCAACTCGTGATTTTGTTGGGGCGCTAAGGCAAGGTAAGACAAAACCAGCGTTAATTGCAGAGGTAAAAAAAGCTTCACCTAGTAAAGGGGTTTTACGGGAAAATTTTGACCCAACTGCGATCGCTCTTTCTTATCAACAAGGTGGCGCTAGTTGTCTTTCCGTACTCACAGATAGCAAATTCTTTCAAGGCAGCTTTGACAATTTAAGTAAGGTTCGGACTGTCGTAGATTTACCCTTGTTGTGTAAGGATTTTGTCATCTATCCTTATCAAATGTACTTAGCACGAATTCGGGGGGCAGATGCAGTTTTATTGATTGCCGCTATACTTAGCGATCGAGATTTGCAGTACTTCGTCAAAATTGCCAATTCCCTTAAAATGGCAGCTTTAATTGAAGTCCATAGTTTAGAAGAACTTGACCGTGTGTTAGCCTTAGATGGCGTCACTTTGGTAGGAATTAATAATCGCAATTTAGAAGATTTTTCTGTAGACTTGCAAACAACTTGTCAACTGCTAGCAGTAAGAGGTCAGCAGTTGCAAGAACGGAACATCTTGGTTGTGAGTGAGTCAGGATTACATAAACCAGATGATTTAACTTTAGTATCAACAGCGGGCGCATCCGCAGTCTTGATTGGTGAGTCTTTAGTCAAGCAACCAGATCCAGAGTTAGCAATTATCAATCTCTTTGCCAAATCTTTATAG